Genomic segment of Arvicola amphibius chromosome 7, mArvAmp1.2, whole genome shotgun sequence:
gacagggtttctctgtatagccctggctatccaggAACTCTGCTCTGAGGACTGGGCTGGCTTTGAGttccaagatccacctgcctctgcctcccgagtgttgggattgatGAAAGGCACACACCCCCATGTCTGACtcctattctgttttctttttcctatgtatCCTAGTATTCCCTAAGGAAGTTTgttaattatatttcattaatgTTACAGTCTATTGTACCAAGGTCTAAAAACTTGCGTCCGAGACTGGCCTCTCTATCTTCACCAGCCCTGTGCAGTAGGAAGTCACTACGGAACTGCAGAACCCAGCATTTTCAGTACAGGCTTAGTGTAGGTCAGGTAAGAAAACGCTTCAAGACTAACAGTAAGTACTGCACCCAAACTAGATCAAGATTATGTGATCACTTGCGCTCTCTAGCGTCCGTGAAAGAGCTTCGACAGGCAGCCTAAGTGATAAAACAAGCAGAGAGCGAGGGCCAAGCGGGGTACCACACCCAAGCCTTTTCGTTCCCGCCCACGTCCTAGACAGTGCCAATCAGACGGATGCTTCCGCATGGAGGCGGTACTTCCTTCTTCAGCGTGCACGCGTGCGTGAAGTCCCGCTCCGGAACTGCAGTTTCAGACGCTGCTGCAGTTCCGGGTCAGGTTGGCGCAGACGTCCCGGTGCAGGAGAGAAATCTGGCGGTGATTATCCTGGTGAGTGCGGTGCGCATAGCCCCTCCGCGGCCGGCTCCCGGTGTCCCCAAAGCATAGTGGGTCACGGGTGCACCCTCAGCCTTGGTTCCCGGGCGGCCCACGCCTGAGGCCGGTAACCACGCATCCAGGCCCGGGAACCTCCCTTGAAGGTCTCGTGCGATCACAGTGTCAGAGGAGCTCTTGAAGGCGGTGCAGGGCACTTCCCAGGTCCCAGTTTTAGTAACATTCCCTTCGGTTTGTCAAGTGGGGCCGAGGTGCGGTGGGGTCGTTGTGTAGTCAGTGTCTGGGACCGCTGCATGAGCCTTGCCTGCGAGTCCGTGTGCTGCTCTCAACAACAGGCGCCATGCTAAGCGGGTTTTGACATGCGTCACCATGTCGTATTCAAATGAAGACCTAGTGGGTTAAATACCTCATTATCCTTAAATAGTAGACGAGGAAACTGAGCCACAGAGAGGTTTTACCAAAGACCGAGTGGCAAGTGTTGAATCCAGATAGGAATCGAGTTTTATCTTTTGCTTCAacaaattctgttctttcttatgTAAAGAGGCTCACTATGGAGCCACTTAGACTCAGATGAGTCACACATAACCCATTACCCCttttaaagacatggtctcatgtggtcatggctggctttgaactcctggaaGGCTTGATACCTACTAAGCATGGTTTTAggcagtgctgggggtggaacctagggcttcattCATACTAGGCTAACACTCTGAGCTACAACTCCTGCTAGCTCTCAGTTACTTAAAATGTAATTAGAAAGCTGCACAGGGTGGAGATGGCACTGCCTTGTTCTAATAGGGAAGAGAGCTCGGCGCACTTGTAATAAAGCATACTCCACCCCCTAAAGCCAGAAATGAAAATCCGTCTCCAATCCTTACTCCATCTTAAACATGGCCTCTGTAGGTCAGGCATTATTCTGTCACCTCTGTTGTAATTTCAACTATTTGTGGATAGCATAAAAGTAGAGATTATCCTggccctctcttttttttttttttagcaggaTTAAAACACTAAATTCTGAGAAGATCGGTAGTATTGTTGAAGGTTGTATACAATTAAGTGTTGGGGCTAGGATCCTGACTCGAGTTAGCTCATGTTACTACATCGCCTGTATTCCGTCTGCTCCAAGACCAACTCCCTATTCTGTGGGTGTGCTTCATTTTCTGGCTGGGAGCATCTACTCTGTGTATGTTAAACCATCTTTGGGTTCTTGGTTGTTTGCAGGGTCAAGTATGTTTTAGGTTCGTTGGAACGTGTGTAGCCTTAGACCCCATGCTTCACAGTCGCTAACCTAAAAgaacgtgtttttttttttttttttccagcaatcATGAAGTTAAAGGAGACCAAATCAAGGCCAAAGCCACTGAGTCGTGGTGCATTTCAGACGAAGGGCATCAAAGTGgtggggaagtggaagcaggtGAAGATCGACCCCAATCTGTTTGCAGATGGACAAATGGATGACTTGGTGTGCTTTGAGGAACTGACAGATTACCGTTTAGTCTCCCCTGCCAAAAACCCCTCTGGTTTCTTCTCAAACGAGGAGCCCAAGAAGAGAAAGGCCCAGGCTGtttcagaagaggaggaggaggatgaagaagaagagtCTAGCTCCCCGAAGAAAAAGACCAAGTTGAAGAAACGGAAAGATGTATCAGTGGCTGCCAGAGGAAGTACTGCCCAGGATGAAGTCAAAGATTCTGAGCCAGAGACTGTTTGTTTGGATCAAAAGGTAGGGGAAGCAGCCTCGGAAAGCCTGGCACAGGCTGttccaaaaaagaagaaaaacaaagggaaaaagaaattagATCTTTCCCAGAGCACCGTCTCTAAAGTGCCCAAAAAAACAAAGACCTGGATGCCGGAAATGCACGACCAGAAGGTAGACGTGTCCGCCTGGAGGGACCTGTTTGTGCCCAAGGCTGTTCTCCGAGCACTCAGTTTTCTGGGCTTCTCTGCACCCACTCCGATCCAGGCTCTGACCTTGGCCCCTGCCATCCGGGACAAGCTGGACATCCTTGGAGCTGCTGAGACAGGTAAGGGCTGTTCTTTCTGGAGCGTTTAGATCCATGCTTTGGTTGCTCATAGGCTGGAAAACTGGAGGAGGGGAATGTTGAGAGCATGACCACAAAAGCCGTGTTGAGAAAGCATCCAGCTCTGGGCTGAAATCTGCGCCTGCTGACTTTGGTGCCCTTGCTTTATCTCTGTAGAGCCTGTGGGATGGGGGTGACAGCACCACCTAATGCCTTGCCGTCAGGCTGAGAGGCTTCTCTTACAGTCCATCAAGATTGAGTGTtagatctatctatctttctttctttctttctttctttctttctttctttctttctttctttcttacacgTGTTCTTCGTGCATGTATTTAGGtttgtgggattttgtttttattctgttgataATGGTCAGTTATATTGGTttttagaaatggaaacaaaacattcCTGAGAAACAGTGAACTTGATCACAATGTGCTGTTTATATATTGGATTTGGTCAAGTGTgaagatgaaatgaaaatattcatctCTAGTTTTATTGTGATGTTCTTATCTGGTGTTAGAGCTGATAGTAACATTGGCCTTGATAACTTGTGATGTGTTCTCTTGTCAGTTATCTGAAAGAgttttaaataattgatttttttttcacctttaaaTATTTGGTAGAATTCATCTGGGCTTGCTCTTCCCTTTTAAGGAGGTTTTTAAGtacagatttaaaattttaaaacattaagagttttttgttttaattcattttttcccTGTGTGATAGTTTTCAACTTAAAATTCTGTCCAGTTTTCTGTTTCATGTAGCTGATGGTCTGTTAGCAGGCTCATAAATGTTTTGTATATTGAGACATTCTTGTCAGTTCTCTAGGTTAGCTGGCTCCTTTTCCTGACAGAGCAACCATCTGTATCCTGTAGGGGGCTTTGTGTGACGTCTGTGTTCATCTGCAGCTGTTCCTTGTGGCTTTGTTCAGATGGTAGCATGGTCTGTCCTTTCCATACTGTTCTGTAGATTTAGTTTGACAAACTGCTTTTCTATGTAATACGCGTTTCTTGTGTGTGGTAcataatttttgttctttaactGAATTATTCAGGCCATTTATACTTAATGTGGTTACGGAAAACAGCTGTGTTTAAGTCTGTTCTGATTTTCCCTCGTTGTCCAAGatgttctttgttgtttgttatcTTACTTGAGATTGAATTTTTTGGTGATATTAcagattaaatatttatttgaaatatttgagacactgttttagatttgttttttaaattgatatttgcATCTACATAGTGGAATATCTTAGGAATAGGATCCAGACTATGTATGAAATTCACTTATATTTCATACGCTTCTTAAACATATAGCCTCTAGGCCATGTTGGCAACtcagaatgtttaaaaatttttagtattTGGGAATTCAGATTTTTGGATTGGGATCCTCAGCTTGTATTTAGGATGTTTTTAGGAACAAACAGAAACTGACAGTACATGCCTTTAAGAAGCAGGAAGGTCTGTgggttcagcctggtctacagagcaagttccaagccagccagagctgcatagacAGACCTTCATTTCAAAAGgagacaacagaaaacaagatgTTTGTACCCACAAAGCCCCTGTGATACCACAGGTGCTGTGGGGTTTTACCAAACCAAGTACTTCATCTCTCAACTCCAGCCATGTGTCCTTTTCTGCAGTTCAGCTCTGTCTACTTGGAGTTGGTCCAGTCGCACAAGCCTGTCTCCTTTTTGGGCCCCGTTCCCGATTTGTTCACATGAAGGAGTGTATAGCAACCTCCTTGGTTTAATACTTTTCTAAAAAGCCCCCAGAACCCAGGGAGACATGTGCACTGGCTTCAAGGGTGTAACTCGGGAACAGCTCGATTGGAGAGATCGACAGAATGTTGAGGACAGAGGGCTTCCTTGTGCCTGTCTGGGCATACCAGCTTTTGTGAGTTCCCCATCCTGGAGAGCTCTTCAATCCCATCCTTTGCAGTGTTCATATAGAGCTTCCTTCCATTATATAGGCGTGATCTGGTAAAGCCTTGGTCGTTGCAGATCGACCTTGGTCTTCAGTCCTGCTCTCTGGTACTCGTGAGGGATGTGCATGAGAGTTCCAGCCTGTGGCCACCAGCTGCGTCCTGAAGTTTTCTAGATGCAATTAGTCTCAGTTCTCTGTCATCTCATTAGTTTACATAAGACCCTGTTACTCCTGAGGCCAGGAACGGAAGGTGGAGATGAACTATTAGAACAAAAAATGCTCCTATTGAGAAGTTACAGTTGTTTACAGAAGTTCTGTGCCAGGACTGGGAATGAGACCAGATACACATTCATTGTGCTGTCTCCTTTCTTGTTTTGCTGGCCACAGGCCTTTGTGGTGTCTTTTAGTGTTTGCCTTAGGGTTCACAGTCTGTTACGGTTTGTGCACATATATTTACCATAGTTTGCCTTCAGGTGATACAGTGCCTTATGTGTGATAAACAGCCTCAAGGGTGTATTTCCATATCTCCCTCCTTTGTACTTTTGTGGTATGTTTTTTGGTTGTGTATTTCTATCTGTGTTGGAAATCAGAACTATTCTTTAACTGTTTTACTGTaagcagttattttttaaaagtaacagtttctgtttctgtaatttcCGATGCACTTCACTCCCTGTGTAGATGGAGATTCTCATTGACCACCATCCTTGCTTCTGCATGGAAGCTTTGGCTAGCGTTCTTTGTAACAGCTCTATCTGCCAGTGAATTGGCTCAGCTTTGTAAGCTAATGCAgcctttgttttgtatttgttttctgggTAGTTCTGAattgtcagttttatttttcccagacTGTCAGTTACAGATGCTGCCGTGATATATTTTGGCATTCTTAAACTTTtgaagcttttttgtttgttttaagcttTTGCTTCTttgctgtgattatttttttacttggAACTATTCATAaaagtttttttctctcttttttcaagtttttaaaaaacatttctataCGTATGTGCATTTAAATATAGGTTTGCACAAGCCAAGGCCTGTGTGTGGAGGTTctaagacaacttgtgggagcagGTTTGCTCCTCccccatgtgggtcttgggatcAGTCGCAGATCgacaggcttagtggcaagtgtctttatccaTTGAACCATTGAACCATTTCACCAGTCCGTGAGAGTTCCTTGCAGGTTTGGATTAGgcctttttttcttctagagaccatccctcccctcctcggGACATTCTTGCTTGTCACCTTTAGTATCTGGGAAGGGTACCTTTCAGGTCTCCTAGTAGATCCTCAAACACAGATGAGATGCTGCTGAGCTGCCTGTACTTTCTTTTTGCACATTTATATAGATTGAATGCCTTTTATATCTTGAGAATTTATACGCTGTGGTCATACTTTCTGCAGATTGATATATAACAGCAAAACTAACACTTCTTCTTCACAGTTTCATGGAAGGAATATTCATTCTTACTGTAGTAAGAATCTTAGCGACCAAGtcatgccttttttttcttctctaagttgagACTTTACAGCTTTCGATAAAAGAACACCTTACAGCTTCCCCTTTAGCGTGTCTGAGCTGCTCTGGGAGAGCTCGTCTCAGGTGCTAGGAGAGCGAGCAGGGGCACACAGTCTGATAGCAGATCTGCGCATGACTAGCAAGCAGGTGGGTAACATTACGCTGTGAACACactggacagaaggaagactcgTGTAGATGGAGCCGGACAGTGTGAGAGTTCCCTGTACTGCTTGGAATGATAAGCAGCTTGAAGTTTATGAAATGCTTATTTATGGACTTGTCAGTTTAATACTTTTGGGGCCATAATTGACCATGAGTAGCTGAAATGCAGAAGGTAAAATGACAACTAAGGAGAAAAGCTGTGCTTCGGATTTTCAGGTTGTAGTGGCCTTTTTGACCTCTTGGATGATGTGGGCCCCACGTGCCTTCACAGGTCAGTTTAAAACACACGGGCCTAGAGACAAACTGGCTAGGATTCCTGAAAGAACTGTTGCATTCCTGCTCTGAAGAAGGTTGAAGTGATGCGCAGGTTTTTCTGCAATAAAACAcacttacctttctttcttttatggtttCATCACTGGGGTGTTTGCGCATTGTCACTGGTGACGTCAGGTCTAGAGCCAGCGTCTGTGCCTTTCCTTGATTGATGCCAAATACCCGGCTGCTGTGCTCTTCAGGAGCCTGTGTAGAGTGGTGGTGCTTTGGGAGGTCACGCTGACCCTTAGTGCCTTCAGGGTCCCTTATTTCTATGCAAAGGCAGGAGCTTCAGACAGTGACGTGCTGCATCATGGATTCCTGTTGTGTTTGCTTTACTTCTAAGGAAGCGGGAAAACTCTTGCTTTTGCCATCCCGATGATTCATGCAGTGCTGCAGTGGCATAAGATGAAGGCTCCACCTATCCCACATAGCACTGGGATACCACCGAGGGAGAGCAGGGTAGGAGCCGCTGCCGATCTGGGGTCACCTCGCACGGATGGGACTGAGTCTGGAGTGTTGCTTGACGAGGCCAGAACTGAGAATGAAGCGCAGCCCAGTGAGGCTGGGGCGAAGACCGAACCCACGACTAGTGCCTCCCCTTCAGCCCGGGCACTGCTCTCctgtgatgatgataatgatgctGGTGAAGGACCTTCTTCCTTGGTTGAGGACAAGCTTGTCCCCAAGCAGAATGAGGACGGAGGAGAGAAGCTTGATGAAGAGCAGCCTGGGAAGTTAGGGCAGGTGCTGTGTGGCCATATTGCTGTCTATAAGCTTCACCCACGGCGCCCCCTCCTGGGACTCGTCCTGACGCCCACTCGAGAGCTGGCCATCCAGGTCAGACAACACATTGATGCTGTGGCCAGGTTTACAGGTGAGATTCAGTTCCGCTGAATAAATGTTTCCAAGTGCCAGGTGACAGCAGCCAGAGCTGTGGCTCCTGTCCTCTAGGAGAGCTTTCTTATTTGCTGGAGAATTAAGTCCTTTAGAATTGTTGAATTCCCTTAAGGGGACCAGATATCTAAAATGTTTATAGTAACATAACCTTTTAATAACAAATTTGCTGATTGCCTTGAGGTAAAAGCTTAATTCTCTACCTTTTGGGAAGGGTTTCCACACTATGGTGTTTATCCTAATGAAAGCCACATTGCATGGCTGAGTTCTCAATCAAGTGAAGGCACTTGCCGAGCACCTCAGCTGTGTTACCCTGTGTGTTCACTCCTATCCCTTGACCCAGAAGCAGTCCTCTTCCCGAGAGACGACAACTCGGGCCCCGGAAGAGCTCAGGCTCACTCTAATGGAAGGGAATGGAGAGGGCTCCTTACTGCGCGTCACATAAACATCCTGCCCAGCACTGTAGTGCACCACTGCTCGTGGTCAGAGCTGTGCAGCCAAGTCAAATCCAGCCTTTCTCTTGGGATtggaaggaaatgggaaagtAGACAGGGTCCAGACCACAAACTACAGGCTGTCTGCTGAGACCTCTAGGAGTCAAGCCAGACTGACTTTCAGCACTGTGCTTGTCCAGAGGATGAGCAGCCAGGTGGTTAGCAgtgtctgtctgttttctgtcCTGTAGGGATTAAGACAGCAATTTTAGTTGGTGGAATGTCCACACAAAAGCAGCAGAGGATGCTGAATCGCCATCCAGAGATTGTGATCGCCACCCCTGGTCGACTCTGGGAGTTAGTTAAAGAAAAGCATCCTCATTTAAGCAACCTTCGGCAGCTCAGGTGAGGcggcccctcccccttctctcaccCTCTGACATGAGCCTGAGGTGTGTGATGTGCACAGGAAGGCCTGGGCAGTGCTTGTTCACTACCACAAACACTGTGGCCATCCACGCCCTATCCCTGTAGCTAAGCATGCACGAGAGAAGTTGGCTGATGCCCTAATGGCGATGgtagtgtgcttgtgtgtctgtgggagTGGGATATCATGTAGAGGTTTTTTCTTCCCTGCATTACACTGACCAATGTTGTGGCCTGTCTGGTCTGCAGGTGCCTCGTGATAGATGAGGCTGATCGAATGGTTGAGAAAGGCCATTTTGCTGAGCTCTCCCAGCTTCTAGAGATGTTAAATGACTCCCAGTACAACCCCAATCGACAAACTCTTGTTTTTTCTGCCACGCTGACCCTGGTACACCAAGCTCCTGCTCGAATCCTTCATAAGAAGCATGTGAAGAAAATAGATAAAACCGCCAAACTTGACCTTCTCATGCAGAAGATTGGTATGCGGGGCAAGCCAAAAGTTATTGACCTCACGAGGAATGAGGGTACAGTGGAGACCCTGACAGAGACCAAGATCCACTGTGAGACAGATGAGAAAGACTTGTATCTCTACTATTTCCTCATGCAGTACCCAGGCCGCAGCCTGGTGTTTGCCAACAGCATCTCCTGCATCAAACGCCTCTCTGGGCTCCTCAAGGTCCTGGACATCATGCCGCTGACTCTGCATGCCTGCATGCACCAGAAACAGAGGCTCAGAAACCTGGAGCAGTTTGCCCGTCTGGAAGAGTAAGTGAAGCCTGTCTCCAGAGGCCTGGCTTTGAGCCACGAGCCACTGTACCCAGGGGGCCAGGGAGCTAGGGACCCCACCCCGTCATAAGTTCCTTAGGAGCAGAAGACATGCTagccctcttttttcttcttcttccctctttcccataattttatttctgtatttggcGGTGTCACACATTCATTGTATTTGTTTGCTATTAACGTTCTCAGAGACTTCCAGTAAGTAGTTAGACTACAGATGAAGTCCTGGGCATCCGGTTACTTCTAACACCCTTGAGAAGTGGCAGAATGCATTGTGATTGAGAGCAGAGACTATAACCAGAGTTTCTGACAGCAAATCCCGAACCCTTCACTGCCTTGCTGGTCAAGTTAGTCAGTGTCTCTGTGCTTCATTGTCTCATACTTAGGGTAACAGGTGCCGATGGGATTGCTAGAAGAATAGTGACTGGCACCGTGAAGGGAAAGTCTTGGAACTACTGCCCAGTGTGACCTTCGATAGTCACGAGCCCCCACCACTGCTTGTTATCATCGCTCTTCTCACTTTGTAGGTGACAGAGTGATGTCTAGAAAAGGTCACCAGCTTGCCCAAGTTTTCACAACGTGGCAGTGACAGGGCTGGGTCTCAGATGGATCTGTCAAACCCCAGAGCCTACACCACACCTCCTCATGTTTGTCCCTCTGCCTGTGGACCAGAGTACAGGTTGTCTGTCTAGGGAAGAGTGAGGTAATCTGTCAGTATGGGAGAGAGTAGGTGAGAAGGTATTAGGAGGTAAGACACTGACCCAGAATGTATGTGGCTTCATTTTATTCACTGACAGAACATAACATGTGCTTTTCTCAGCCTCAGCTTAATTGTAAAAGGGAGGTGATAGATTACCTTGTGGGCTATAGTGTGGAGTGCTTAGTGGGTGCTAAGCTGACTAATAATTGTtactcatttttgttgttgtttgtttccattACAGCTGTGTTCTCTTGGCAACAGATGTGGCAGCTCGAGGTCTGGATATTCCTAAAGTTCAACATGTCATCCATTACCAGGTATGGCTCTTAGCATGAAAGCCCCTCCCTGCCATCCTGCTCCTTACAGTGAATGGGAAAGTGTTAAAGCAAAGGTTGGAGCAGAGGGGAGGAGTATTTTTCCCTGCAGCATGTTCCCATTAGCATCTAGTGCCCATTGTGACTGCTTTTGAAACAGCAACATCCTATCAAATAACCATTCTCTTCAGGCCACTTTTATCTACAGATTAAAGTGTCAGTCCCTCCCATCCCCTTACCTTCCAGTGGCATGGCTGAGCGTTTATCTTAGTGTGTTTTTGTTACTATAACAATAACTAAGGCTGGGTGATTTGTAAAAAGGGTGTGCCTgttgattctgggggctggagagttcaaGGGCCTGCTACCAGTGTCTGCTCCACTCCTCTCTGCTTCTGGTGGGAGCCCTGAGGTAGAGGAGTGTGCAGTGCAAGAGCGGTGGCCAACACGAAGGAGACAGCATTGGGTGACATCTCTTGGTAACCAGTCTGCCCTGGAGAGCAAGAACTCACTCCATTCCTCTTTCCAAGCCATCTACAAACACTTCCTGCTAGGCCCGCCTAGCACTGCTGCCCTTGTAATTCTGAAGAATTAAGCTGCAGCAGGAGTTTTGGTGGGGACAGACCACAGCAgcgtttttgtttttataattttaatttttattgaaaatagatttttttcatatagtatattCTAATCATGGTTCCCCTCCCCTAAGTCATCCCAgatcctcccatcttcccactccCACACATctataccttttctttctctttctcagtacAAAGTAGGCAACAATACAAAGATAAACAGAAtaggacaaaaacaaacagaaaaaaggagccaaagagaaagcataagaaacacatacagatgcagagaTAGATACACTCCCACAGacaaatcccataaaaacacaaaatcacaaaccatgatatataaacaaaagacctgtaaagaaaaaaaaaagcccagatgAAAACcctccaaaaataccattgagttcattctgtgttggccatctacttctaggcatggggcctgcccttacGTGTGGCTTGTGTACCACACTtaagtgtttgtgtttgtgaacACTAGTCTGCATAAGCACTCATTAGCCCATAGGGCTAATTCTAGGGGGGTATCAGCTCAGCTtcttcatgttcagtgagttatgtaggtgttgtcttcaacaGTAGGGTCTTACcctcagtttgtggagagcaacagTTAGCATGAGCAGtatcctgggttgtttggggttttctATAGGACCCTCACAGCAATGTGTTAAATGGCTCGTCTGGTGTGCAGTTCAAGACCTCCCTTGGCTAAatcccagctgtgtgaccttcatCAAATTCTTTGGTCTCCATCTACAGTTTTCTCATTTTGTGGGTGGC
This window contains:
- the Ddx24 gene encoding ATP-dependent RNA helicase DDX24 translates to MKLKETKSRPKPLSRGAFQTKGIKVVGKWKQVKIDPNLFADGQMDDLVCFEELTDYRLVSPAKNPSGFFSNEEPKKRKAQAVSEEEEEDEEEESSSPKKKTKLKKRKDVSVAARGSTAQDEVKDSEPETVCLDQKVGEAASESLAQAVPKKKKNKGKKKLDLSQSTVSKVPKKTKTWMPEMHDQKVDVSAWRDLFVPKAVLRALSFLGFSAPTPIQALTLAPAIRDKLDILGAAETGSGKTLAFAIPMIHAVLQWHKMKAPPIPHSTGIPPRESRVGAAADLGSPRTDGTESGVLLDEARTENEAQPSEAGAKTEPTTSASPSARALLSCDDDNDAGEGPSSLVEDKLVPKQNEDGGEKLDEEQPGKLGQVLCGHIAVYKLHPRRPLLGLVLTPTRELAIQVRQHIDAVARFTGIKTAILVGGMSTQKQQRMLNRHPEIVIATPGRLWELVKEKHPHLSNLRQLRCLVIDEADRMVEKGHFAELSQLLEMLNDSQYNPNRQTLVFSATLTLVHQAPARILHKKHVKKIDKTAKLDLLMQKIGMRGKPKVIDLTRNEGTVETLTETKIHCETDEKDLYLYYFLMQYPGRSLVFANSISCIKRLSGLLKVLDIMPLTLHACMHQKQRLRNLEQFARLEDCVLLATDVAARGLDIPKVQHVIHYQVPRTSEIYIHRSGRTARATSEGLSLMLIGPEDVMNFKKIYKTLKKDEDIPLFPVQSKYMDVVKERIRLARQIEKAEYRNFQACLHNSWIEQAAAALEIELEEDMYKGGKADQQEERRRQKQMKILKQELRRLLSQPLFQENLKTRYPTQSGRPPQLVVAPRNAESALSCLSRQKRRRRKPKEHRAPPEPSSSTS